A part of Miscanthus floridulus cultivar M001 chromosome 6, ASM1932011v1, whole genome shotgun sequence genomic DNA contains:
- the LOC136456113 gene encoding probable anion transporter 4, chloroplastic, translated as MPGCIVAGRGGVGVSSAARPTPPQGKSRPCLSMPIARGYGRQHEPRYCTSPQSKSVLLGARFGRHVTRSTAYLLQNSRSTTMARLQKSGQFLQPVLGSSRNYLTRTFYNASMKKRVLSRVECFVSSDPINNGWLKPRRSENFTSLESACVQPEYKLPVRKRADYKAEQYEITGSPLSSSNVPADVPWWQEFPRRWMVVLLCFSAFLLCNMDRVNMSIAILPMSSEFSWNPATVGLIQSSFFWGYLLTQILGGIWADRFGGKVVLGFGVVWWSLATVLTPLAAKIGLPCLLTMRAIMGIGEGVAMPAMNNILSKWIPVSERSRSLALVYSGMYLGSVTGLSFSPLLISRFGWPSVFYAFGSLGTVWFALWQSKAHSSPDDDPEISKAEKRHILGGSPLKEPVTSIPWRLILSKAPVWALIISHFCHNWGTFILLTWMPTYYNQVLKFNLTESGLLCVLPWLTMAVFANIGGWIADTLVQRGISVTNVRKIMQSIGFLGPALFLTLLSKVRSPAMAVLCMACSQGSDAFSQSGLYSNHQDIGPRYAGVLLGLSNTAGVLAGVFGTAATGYILQKGSWDSVFKVSVVLYIVGTVVWNVFSTGEKVLE; from the exons ATGCCGGGGTGCATAGTAGCGGGGAGAGGTGGTGTGGGGGTGTCGTCGGCCGCACGCCCCACTCCGCCACAAGGGAAGAGCCGCCCCTGCCTCTCGATGCCTATCGCTCGCGGCTACG GGAGGCAACATGAGCCGAGATATTGCACATCACCACAAAGCAAGTCTGTGTTACTAGGAGCAAGATTTGGTCGACATGTTACTAGGAGCACTGCTTATCTGCTCCAAAATTCCAGGAGCACTACAATGGCAAGACTACAAAAGTCTGGGCAGTTTCTGCAACCTGTCTTGGGCTCTTCAAGAAATTATTTGACTAGGACATTCTACAATGCAAGCATGAAGAAAAGGGTTCTGTCGAGGGTTGAGTGCTTTGTGTCTTCAGATCCAATAAACAATGGTTGGTTGAAACCAAGGAGGTCAGAGAACTTCACTAGTTTGGAGAGTGCATGTGTCCAGCCAGAATACAAACTACCAGTCAGAAAACGTGCTGACTATAAAGCAGAGCAGTATGAAATTACAGGATCACCTTTGAGCTCTTCAAATGTTCCTGCTGATGTTCCCTGGTGGCAGGAGTTCCCAAGGCGCTGGATGGTCGTTCTCCTCTGCTTCTCTGCGTTCCTTCTTTGCAATATGGACCGT GTCAATATGAGCATTGCAATCCTTCCAATGTCGTCAGAGTTCAGCTGGAATCCAGCAACCGTTGGTCTAATCCAATCATCTTTCTTTTGGGGTTACCTTCTCACACAG ATTCTTGGAGGTATTTGGGCTGACAGGTTTGGTGGTAAGGTAGTACTAGGATTTGGGGTTGTATGGTGGTCACTTGCGACAGTTCTTACACCCCTTGCTGCCAAGATTGGACTTCCATGCTTACTCACCATGCGTGCCATCATGGGCATAGGCGAG GGTGTTGCCATGCCTGCTATGAACAACATCCTTTCCAAATGGATCCCAGTCTCAGAGAGAAGCAGATCTCTTGCCTTGGTGTACAGTGGAATGTACCTTGGGTCAGTCACCGGCCTGTCTTTCTCACCTCTGTTGATTAGCAGATTTGGCTGGCCTTCTGTCTTTTATGCATTTGGATCCCTTGGAACCGTTTGGTTTGCACTGTGGCAAAGCAAA GCACACAGCTCTCCAGATGATGATCCGGAGATAAGTAAAGCTGAAAAGAGGCATATACTAGGTGGCAGTCCCTTAAAGGAGCCTGTCACTTCCATACCATGGAGGCTGATTCTATCAAAGGCTCCAGTGTGGGCTCTCATAATATCACATTTTTGCCATAACTGGGGAACATTTATTCTTCTAACATGGATGCCCACATACTACAATCAG GTTCTGAAGTTCAATCTAACCGAGTCCGGGCTCCTCTGTGTCTTGCCATGGCTGACAATGGCTGTTTTTGCCAATATTGGTGGATGGATAGCTGATACTCTTGTTCAGAGAGGGATCTCTGTAACAAATGTTCGTAAG ATCATGCAATCGATTGGTTTCCTTGGACCAGCCTTGTTCTTGACACTGCTGAGCAAAGTTCGTAGTCCAGCCATGGCCGTGTTATGTATGGCATGCAGTCAG GGTAGCGATGCTTTTTCACAGTCTGGCCTGTATTCAAACCACCAAGACATTGGACCACGTTATGCG GGGGTACTTCTTGGACTGTCAAACACTGCTGGTGTTCTTGCAGGAGTTTTTGGTACTGCTGCCACTGGCTACATTCTTCAGAAAG GTTCTTGGGACAGTGTGTTTAAGGTGTCTGTTGTACTGTACATAGTAGGAACAGTGGTGTGGAATGTCTTTTCAACCGGAGAGAAAGTTCTCGAATAA